The stretch of DNA TAATTCGGTTTATATctcttatataatttgtaaGCTATTACACTTGAGCGAGTAATACCTAATTTACACCCTTAAATATAATGGTAAGTTTCTCTCATCATTCcaacttccaagttccaacaacaacaaaaaaaaaaaaaaaaaaaaaaaaaaaaaagaaggaatttctataacaattgaaaaattccaaataaagtgaaaaaaaaaattgaaaaatatgtatgctttaagatattttattttaatcagACTTATAATAACAGAAAACCTCTATCCTCTTTTCAAGCTCAAGCTCTTCACTCCTCCGTCTTCCTCTCCCTCTGCGCGGCTGTCGAGATGGCGTCAACGAGTGCTCTCACGCCTGGGATTTCAAACCTTCAACGCTCTTCACTCTCATTCTGTAATATTTCTGTTCTGTCGCTTACCGTTtggtgtgtgtttgtgtgtccTACTTTAGCATCAAACGATTTCAGCTTTTATGACTCTATGTgcttaataattaagaaatagtGAGCTTCAATTCAGCATTTTCATGTTAGTCTAGTTGAAACTTGAACGGTtctaatatatacaatttctttTTACTTCTTTAATCTATTGTTATTTTGCTCGAGTATGTGAAAAGCCGATTGCcaattgttacaaatatacaatTTCTATCTAGATTGTTGTCAAAACTTAAGatgttacattttaaaaatgattgcTTATATTACCTAAATGGATTGGTGTTGAGCTGTTGTACTTTACCTAACTATGAGGAAACAATTGTTGCTCCTGGAgttagaaaggaaaaaaaactaGTTTTGTTTCTCTGGAGTAAAGAAACTCATTGGTAGTTCTAGAATTATGGATGTATTAGCTgataatattattgatttaaCACCCATCTAACGAACTTTATAGTCCAGGATGATTTCCTAAAGGATTTTCGTAAGAATGCGAAAATCAGAAAGTAAAGGAGGTTGTACAAACTTCATTGATCCATAATCGAGACAAATTTAGCTGCCACTAGGTTACTATTCTacaataatttcaaatattcaTAGGCACTCAAgttaatttgatattttgatgTGCGTTTTTTTTTCCTCGTTAGTCttgatatatatacatgaaagcTGATGAAACATTCGAATCCGCCAGCtttgtttccttttttcttgaacatgttgaatacttgaatcTTCTTTTCATGTTGAGATTGACTTtgtatgaaattatgaatgttGGAAATTCCAAAATCATTTATAAGGATTGGTTTGGAATTCAACACCTGATATTTTATTGTTTCaagaaaaaaggaaacaaatctGACTTtgtatgaaattatgaatgttGGAAATTCCAAAATCATTTCTAAGGATTGTTTTGGAATTCAACACCTGATATTTTATTGTTTCTGCAGGCAAACCTATTCCCAACACAAATCAAGTAGGTGTCTGGATGCAATCACAAGTTGGTTTTACAAAGGTTGTAGACAAGCATAGACCTCTTAGAATCTATGCACTATTTGGAGGAAAGAAGGATAATAATGACAAGAGCAATGATGCTTCTTCTAAGGTATGTAGTTAGAATATTAGAGTAAAACAGAATTTCATGTTGcgataataatcataatatggATTTCTTATTTGCAAGCTTTTGACCTATCACCTATTCATGCCTCTATTTTCCCTTGAACCTTTCTATGTTGCTAGATGGTTGTCCTGTCTATCCATGTAATAGAACAAAACATGtttcaataattaaatacaatatCCTTACCGTTACTTAAACTGATAGGCAGGTATTTTGGGGAACATGCAAAACTTATACGAGACTGTGAAGAAAGCACAAATGGTTGTCCAAGTTGAAGCTGTTAAAGTACAAAAAGAACTTGCTGCGTAAGTTTCCcattgtaaaatgtattaacCTTCTTATGTTCTCCTTATACATTATAAATGACTCAAATTGATCTAAATTTTGGTTGCACATTGGGATTCATTTTTGCAGAGCAGAGTTTGATGGTTACTGTGAAGGCGAGCTAATCAAGGTATgttatttcctttttcttctagTAGAACTTTATTTAAAAGGCTAAGTTCATATTTATACAACAGATGCTAGAAATCTGACTTGGGGCACAAAATGAGGCCTAGTTTAAAGGACCACAAGGATTAAGCTTAACTAAAcactatataattaattaattatgagaGTCCTTGAGCTTGGCAtggcttttttattttttatttttataaacctGAAGTTTAATCAgtttgtttagtttaatttggtATAATTGAAGCTAGAAACCTGGCTTGAGGTACAAAATGAGTCACagttgaaaaaacaaaacaatcaaGCTAAGTTATATTCTACTCCGTGTATGTTTATACAATTATGAGAATCCTAAAACTTGGCCTGATAATTGCTTGTGTAGTAATCTATATACAGCTTAAAGTCTACTCTAGCCATTCTTACTAAAATTTTATGAACATCAATCTAAACTTATTGCTTTCTAGATCATGAGCTCCATGTCTAGGATCAGTTTACAAATTATGAAAGAAAAGGTTTTGTGGAGTGGTGAGATCGTATAATCACTTAAAACTGAGCCATCCATATCTGAGTTTATTCCATGAAGCTCTCAACTAAAATTCTTTGCAGGTAACATTATCCGGTAATCAACAACCCATACGCACTGAGATAACAGAAGCTGCTATGGAATTGGGATCGGAAGTGAGTTGACTTGTTTGTACTCTTTTAAGTTTTACTAATATAATCTGACTTTCTGACTCAATATAAAGacatatttttatcattttacaTAGGGCTGCAGCATGTCTGATATTTTTATCTTCACAAGTCTGTGATAGTAATATTTGATACCTGATTCTTACTCACTATAGATGCTCTAAGGTTATTATATCAGTGTACCATATTGCTTCAAGCACATCATAAGTTTTGTTAGAGCAAGTAAACCTGGTATTTACACAGCCTAAATCTTATTGCTATTAAACCAAATTCATTGTCTAGTTGACTTTGCATGTCAATGACATTCTATAGCTTAACTCATTTCTTTCCCTAAATGAAAAATGTGAAAGAAGGCACATTATTTTACCCTTTTCTCTGTACAGCTGGGGTGAGGAGGGGGTCTCTGGAAACAATTAGTGTATCCGGAGTGGCATGTGCTTTGGGCCTCTCTCCTTTGCCGTTAACAAGTAGTATGACTATAAAGGATGCTAATAACTTCAAATATTGGAAACAATTTCCATTACAAGTGTACCATATTAACAGAGTTGCAATGTCTTTTGTTGTGAAGAAACTCTCGCTTCTGATTAATGAGGCATACAAGGATGCACATCAAAAAAGTGTCCAAGTAAGAATCTCGTACTGCTGTGGTTTCCTCTGCAACTCTTCCTCCCCACTTTGCCTTTCGttgccttttttattttatattattttttccttcAATGATCTTCTACATTTTGTTGGTTGATCATTTTATTCCTGAAAATGACCCCCTGTTTTACAGGCCATGAAAGAGAGGATGAGTGATCTTGCCCAAAGCTTGGGGATGCCACCGGGTCTAGGTGAAGGATTCAAGCAATGATATCTCTCTAGTTCTTTAGAATGTTTGAGGCAAAATGTACTGTGATGGTCTTGTGAACATGtttttgttcaaatttttaatttctgttATAAATACCAGTGTGatattctttttccttttcctttttgttaTGGGGGAGGTGGGTGGTGGATTCAAGAAGAAGTCAGTCTGACAACAGTTCTTGATAAACATCAACCATTTGATCACACACACAAAAGGATTATTAATGCTTACAAACTGTTTGTGTTGGAATTAAGAATGGATTGGAGGTGATGAGTAGCTACTTGAATCCATAGCCATTATAAACCCATTGCTTTCTCTCTGATTTTGCAATGTGGGACACACATTACCTCATCAAATTTGGGTATTGACTAAATAAATGGTTCTCATAAGAGTCatttcttttataaaattatgatgGTTCATTCTAATACAAATTGAAATGAATGAATTTTGTTCTACTTTGCTAGTCCCATAACATTCATGGGACCAATGAATTGCATCCACCTCAGGCTGCATTCTGTCTTTCCTTGTGAGCATTGCTACCATTCGTCATACTTGTCAAGATCTTGGTAATTCCTTGCCAGCCAAGAATGACTGGAAAAGTATAAAAGCTCTCCTTGGTTGAAATAGAGGTACTTCATGGCCGGCTCCTCTGACTGTGGCAAAGGTGAGTCCATCATACACCTCTGTCCATCCTCCCACCTATGAGTTTATTTTATATTGATGTCAGTGctgaatttcttttttaataactaAAACTTGATTACTGTTGCATGGATAGTACAAATGTTCTTTGCACTCACCTGTCCACCAGAGTACCAGGGGTACCATTGAGTTTTAATTTTGAGATTGAGATGGCTGAGAGAGAACCTTGTGGCTGTCACAGGAACCACTGAATCTGTATCTCCACTGCATTAAAATGTAAACAATTACTGCTATACTTAAGGAGCTTTTCTCCACAGATACTAGTTAGCAATTAATTGTATGAGGATCTATCTTTATTGGTTTGCTAAATTTTGGGTCTAGCTGATTTAATTAGCTGTCTTGATACAGGGACACTGTGATGTTCTTATACTGTTCTGTATGTTGATAGAAATTGTCCATAAATTTGAATCTGAAACTTCCAACACTTAACAACTTATTAGGTGATGAACCATGATGTAAATTAGATTAGTGGCAACTATGATTAGTTTTTCCAATAAATTTGTACAAGTCAAGGCTTGTGTGACTGAGAAATTAATGTTAAAGTGCAAGAAAGGCCAATAGGCATGTATTTATATACCTGAAAACCCAGATTCTAAGACCAGCAGCCATTAGCTTCCTGTACGTTGGTAGGATTGAGAATTCAGAATCCTTCCAGTTCTTTATCAATACTTCGCTGTTAAGAAATAATTGAAGAACAACTGTCAAGagaaaattataacatattttgcTTTGTTCTGCTATTAGTTTATTTCTCATTCTACCGTGATTGGGAGATTGTATTAAGAGCAAAACATGGAATTTTAAGATACAAGTACCTGCAAGCAGTCCATTTGTAAGGAATTCCTGTAGTGTTTGCATGCAGGGCTTTCTGTACATCTGGCCGGTTATAGTATTTTTCTGCATAATTCTCAGTGCATGGATCATAGCCTGAGAATCTTCGGTGTATAAGGGTGTTCTTGACCCTTATGAGGGTACTATTCTGTGCTACCTTGCATGTTggtgtatatatactatactgaTCAATGTCCCCAAATTCATGGTTCATGGCATAATCCACAATGTCATCACACTTCTTTGAAAATTTATCTGATGTGAAGTTGCATGAATTTAGGATGTTCTTATATGTCTTGTCTGAAATCATTGCATGACTCCACCAGAATGCTACAGTTCCAATGTTGTCATATTTGCTGTCTGTAACAGCATTTCCAACCTGCTCATTAATGTACTCTGTTTAGTTGACTTCCAGTTTACTTTATATTCGTTAGGATGTTTGGCAGTGAATTAACATGTGTAAACACTCACAATAAACCCTTTAAGGTTGATGATTGGCTGGGATAATCCTTTGTTATAATCAAAGATTTTGTTTGCTAACTGGGGAACGTAATGCCCTAACAAAAATAGCCTGCATGTTAGATGCTAATATTCAACCGGGACTTCTGTGGAGATGTGGAAGGAGGAATTATCTTTATCTACCTGCATAACTTTCTCCAGAAATGTAGAAATCTCTGTATTTGTATTGTGGGAATCTTGACATCCATCTTATGAGGAAATTTAGGGCATCATTTGCTGCCAGAAACATTAGCTTTAAAAATCAATTGAGGTTTCAACAGAAATAATTCTTGTTTTGTGCACATGTACACAGATATACCTGTTCTGTTATCCCCAGAGTCCTTCAGATCAGAGCTTGTATTCGTGTACGAGAAACCAACACCAGCAGGCGACTCAAGGAACAGAATATTTGCCACTGTAAGCATTAAACATGTTACTcgcatttttgttttgtttcgttTATTAAAACTGCAATTTGAAGTGAACTGCTGCTACCTTTATTCCATGAATATTTGTTCAGATATAGAGAGGAACCGGTTTTGTTGATCCGAAATGGACCTATTTCTTCCGATGCTCCGTAAGCCACTGATGAACAACCTGGCCCTGCATTGCCATCTTTACCGTTAAAACTTATGTGAATCTTTCATATTGGTTAAGCATGACTTACCTTACCTTACCTATCATGGTCCACTCGTTTTCTATGATATTAAATGCATGTGTTAATGTTGTGGGGTGAAGTGTGTGAATCTGATTGACACAGTGATACACTGACATGTGTCTGTCCATGTAGGTGTAGGTGAACCACCTCAGACTGAATTCAATTCAACTGCACATGACATGCATTTGTGTTTCTATTCCTGTTCTTATTTCACATTGGGTTGCCAAATACCGTCACTCTTGCATAAAAAAATCGTGTTTTAAATTTTCCtcactttgttatttttttaaaaagaaagaagtaGAACTGTCGGTGAAGTACTGAAGTTTGGGATGGAGTATGTGTTCCATAGGCATAGATGTTGAGGAAGAATTAATGTTTTCCATCTTAATAATCTGCACTACTGTGGTGCCATAAGTGGACCTCTGCACCTACCCATCTCTTACAGTCATTTATGTCTTTGCTATTTTTCTTCATGAGCAGTCTGCTTCACTTATTAAAACTCACAAGACAACAAGAGCTGTTATTTTATGCAGACTGATGCCTACATTCAATTTGGTATAGAGCTACCTATACAAACTAACTGCTTGACCTTTTCTTTTGGGTAGTAACATTAGAAGAAgaatagaagaagaaaaaaaaattttaattatttttttggtggggGGTGGGAGGGTTAAATTTGAGATTGAGTTAGAGTCTATAGTTAAATAAGGGCTCTGCTAGGGATTACAACGGGTCAGGTAATACCGGCTACTCAACCCTCCTAAATCCCTGGCTTGAGTACTTGATAATCGGGTTTGGAATGGATTCCATTCAGATAAGTAATAAATACCCATCATGGCTTCGGGTAAGTTCTGTACCTGTGtgtataatgtgtgtatatgtatatgtatgtatgtaaaataTGGTATTCATACCTGTGAGATACAGGATTTTACAGTCGTATTAACTGTTCACTTACCAACTACTCTGAGTTagtatattgattttttacttGTTGGATGAGTCATTTGGGACAAACTTTTCTCTCCAAGTTGAGTATCTATCATTGGCCTGCCAGAGCTTGGGGCAATGAGTGTGAAGATTTACTATTAGAGCTTTTGCTGTACTGATATTTCAAATTGAGTGCTCTTTTGCTATAATTTGTATACACGGTACTGAACAGTGATTTTATCTCTTTGGTAAGACTGAGTACTAACCTGAGACAAGCCAtacccatcatcatcatcatcactgcCTCACATTCACCACTCATCTTAGTTTCTCAACACGCGTGGCTTTAAAATGATTGCAGAAACAGTAGGCTATACTACACAGCtaattatttctcttttcttGGCCTTCATGTTTTTCAGAGTTTTACTGAAGTTGAGACATGCAGATGTTCAAATAAATTTTTGACAGTTTTTACTTTTTGGGCAGAGAGGAAACCGCAGTCACTATTTGGGTAAATTCTATTCTTACGTAATAACCTATAAACAACACAAGGTCAATTGTACTAAGGGTGTGATTTCTAATCAAGTTGGTTAGACAGTTAACTTAGTAGTCACTAGGTTTTAAGTTCGACTTCCTGTAGGAGTTgtctattggtcttcttggtttgagccggtgaactatgaacaacttaggctggtttatctccttgtggtcTTTTTTGGTCAAAGTCATAAGGTGGGTTACACTTAGAGCACACTTTTGGGTAGCGGGTGAGCTTTTCTGTAAAGAGAAAAAAGTAAATTGTACTAAAATGACTCTTTATGACGGGTTTGACTGAGAGGGTGTTAACAAGAATTAAACTTGTGACCTTCAAACACGCACCAACTCATCCACCtcttttgggaaaatttttggTACTTTTTTTGGGTGATGGGTGAATCCCGCAACCACTACTCAGGTAACCTTCGttcaaataacaaaagaaaagtaaattacactaagggtgtgtttggtaactcggaaaatgatttccggaaatcatttttcgcgcttttggtgtttggcaacatccggaaaatgtggtcaacggaaaacatttttcgttgaccacggaaaatgagctcatttttccggaaaatgacttctggacaAAAAATCCGGAAGTTATTTTCCGGAGACGGAAAATGGCTTCGTGCGatgtttttttgtaaaaaaaaaaatttatttctaataaatattattagtttatatatttttatattttaaataaaataataaaaatatataattatatatttttactcatttttggttcatttttcggaaaatgaaccaaacacacataGATAGTTTTTcagaatatatccaaacaccgaaaatgtccggaaaatgactcattttccagaaaatattttttagaagtcattttcctgtttttcaaacacaccctaagaagATTTTAAGTGATGAGTTTAACAAAGAGACCGATTTTGTAGAAAATGATGTCATACCCACTTAGCACCTCTTCCGAGGCAAATTTTGACAGTTTTGGTAAACAAGTCAACATCTGCCAGGCTAGATTTTCTTTGTGGAAATTGGgcacaagagagagagagagggagggagagagaggaaaagataaaaatctgtatgtatttgtttgtttgttaaaagGGTTTGACGGGGAATATGAGAACTACAGTACAGAAAGAGATGTTCAGCTTTTTTGGTTTTGCAGATTTGGCATTATTGTTTCATTGCACATACAAACAGGGAATAAACGCAGAAGAAGAAGGTGGTGGGAGAAGGAAAACAGCCTAAAAAAGATGGGGGACAGACTGGGATCACGAGCACCTATGTGGCTTCTTCTTGGCTTTGGGACTGAGATATAATGTAGCAGTAAATATTTTCACACCTTTTATCTCATGCCCTCACTTGATGGGGACCTTGGCTGGTTTTTGTGTACCCCTCATCAAGTGGTAGATCTGTGTGCGTTATGGGGATATTGTGGTTGAAGACAAGTGGTTAGAGGCTTAGAGCATTCGGTACGGTATAAAAAACCCGGGGACAAGTGTTCATAATACTTGTATGGTACGTCGGTATAACAAGGGTTTGGTTGCATCGTATTGTGACTAGAAACAAGTGTTTAAGATATCTGATCcaaacataaaatgtgtctaattgcACTACATTATTGGGAACAAGTGTTTATGTCGTGTCATGGTCGGGGACAAGTGTTTACACTATATCATGATCTGGGACAAGTGTTAGTGCTACTCAATATAGTATAAAAAGAGGTTAATTGCACTGCATTGTGGCCCAAGACAAGTGCTCACATCATATTGTGACTGTGGACAAGTGTTCACACTACTTGATACGGTACAAAAAAGTCTAATTACACCTTATTGTGGCCCAAGACAAGAGGTTACACTATGTTGTGATGGAGGACAAGTGTTCACACTATGTCGTGATGTTTGATGGCGAGTCCTGGGATAATATTCATAGTAATGGCATCCATGtaaaaaaatttctattttttagtAAGTTGACTTTTCTATATTCTTTAATCAACTAATTTGAGATTACAAACTAGAGTTTACTGTACATAATTTATCCACTGAATTTgatttctcatatatatatatatatatatatatatagttagttagttagagagagagagagaaaagtttGGGTAGGGGTGAAGGAGTACGACCTAATACTTTGAGCTAAATAACTAAATTATGATCCAAAGTACAAACCTAAACCTAAACCTTAATAAATGAAAGGCCTAACTCCTTGAACTGTAGCATGAAAGACATTTAATGAGCGGTATTAATGCACTAAAAGtagcataattaattttttttcagtcactcaaatttaaaaataaacaaataacataacatataatatttttttcaagtgATAAGGAAACAGTAACCACTACTCGTGTATGAGAATTATGTTCAATCTACTTGTTCATCCCTTTCGGGACaacataataaacatatatataattctaccATATGATATGATGCTCTAATAATTagttgaataaaaaataaaaaattgggcCATTTGATTATGTTAATGAACACCATATGAAACCTTAATTATTGCAGTATTATTACTATGAAATTAACTATGTATTATTTATCAAAGAATCATGAATTTTCTATGAACAACCAGAAAATATTGGCAAGCTAATAAGAAATTAGATAAATATGGACTAACCTCCATTGAGCCAAAGAACAAGAGGCTTCTTATCTGGATTGGTGGCAGATTGAGTGAGCCAGTAAAAGAGAGCACGGCCGTGGTCCTCGTTGACGGTGACGTAGCCGGAAAACTGGGAAAATCCGACCGGCGGCTGGCCGGGGAGGGCTGTGATACGGTCT from Ipomoea triloba cultivar NCNSP0323 chromosome 7, ASM357664v1 encodes:
- the LOC116025341 gene encoding nucleoid-associated protein At2g24020, chloroplastic-like, which codes for MASTSALTPGISNLQRSSLSFCKPIPNTNQVGVWMQSQVGFTKVVDKHRPLRIYALFGGKKDNNDKSNDASSKAGILGNMQNLYETVKKAQMVVQVEAVKVQKELAAAEFDGYCEGELIKVTLSGNQQPIRTEITEAAMELGSEKLSLLINEAYKDAHQKSVQAMKERMSDLAQSLGMPPGLGEGFKQ
- the LOC116025339 gene encoding serine carboxypeptidase 24-like; the encoded protein is MASLLLSQTATKTSIIFLCFFLCFSNVVVALTKQQELDRITALPGQPPVGFSQFSGYVTVNEDHGRALFYWLTQSATNPDKKPLVLWLNGGPGCSSVAYGASEEIGPFRINKTGSSLYLNKYSWNKVANILFLESPAGVGFSYTNTSSDLKDSGDNRTANDALNFLIRWMSRFPQYKYRDFYISGESYAGHYVPQLANKIFDYNKGLSQPIINLKGFIVGNAVTDSKYDNIGTVAFWWSHAMISDKTYKNILNSCNFTSDKFSKKCDDIVDYAMNHEFGDIDQYSIYTPTCKVAQNSTLIRVKNTLIHRRFSGYDPCTENYAEKYYNRPDVQKALHANTTGIPYKWTACSEVLIKNWKDSEFSILPTYRKLMAAGLRIWVFSGDTDSVVPVTATRFSLSHLNLKIKTQWYPWYSGGQVGGWTEVYDGLTFATVRGAGHEVPLFQPRRAFILFQSFLAGKELPRS